The Chiloscyllium punctatum isolate Juve2018m chromosome 31, sChiPun1.3, whole genome shotgun sequence nucleotide sequence aatcaggatggtgggGAGGCATGAAGTTTCAGATTCTAGGTTAGGTTTGTCGATGGGCTGAACAAAAACACAGTCTCCAAAAATGAACCTGAAGCATGCCAGCCTGTACAGCAAGCACCTATcgagagtcagacagcacagaaacagactctttcagcccaactggtccatgctgaacataatctcaaactaaactagccccacctgcctgctcctggcccatatccctcaacctTTCCCAAACATGTACAGAACATCAGTTATCCCAAAAAGACAGGCAGGGAAGTATTTGGCTCAGATAACTGATCATAAGCAAAGGAAGCCATACAGGACCTGGAGATCTTGTTCaaataatctgaaattcagataacCGATGTTTGGATAACCAAGATTGTTCTGTACTTCTCCAAATATCTTTggaatgttgcaactgtacccacatccatttCCTCAAttaattccacatgcaaaccagcCTGTATTAAAAACTTGCCTCACGTCTTTTTAAAACCTGTCCTCACCTTGAAATGCCCCACCCTAAGGAATACCCCTCATTTCATAAAATTCTCTCAGGTCACCTCAAATTCCTACAATAGTCCAGGCTCTCTTTATAAGAATGAATTAGAACTCACCAATGGATGAAAATTATCTCTTCCTTCTTTGTTTCTTTGGTCTCGAAGGAGGCATCATAAAGGATATAACGGCAATCTTTAAGTGGAAGCATTTTAACAATAGTTTCAAGAGCGTCAGAAACAACTCCTTCTAAGCAATCTCCAACTGTGATCTGCCTGTCATTATCCACAATTATGTTCTCTTTCTTGTCATTCAATGTAAGGAAGACAGCCTTCTTCCTCCTCTTGGTCTCCTCCTGGGTGCAGGATTTGCGTACTTTCATGTCCTGGAAAGTGGTGATGACTTCATCAGAGACTGCTACACCCGATGCCTGGAAAGACAAGTGCATGCGTTTCCTCAGGTTTCAGATCACCCAACTGTCACTGGCTGGGCTACCCAGCACTTGGTGCCTATCCCCCAGTTGCATCTGAACCCACTGTCTCATTTGGGCATTTCAGAAGACAGTAAAGTAGTGCAcactgctttgggtctggagtcacacgttgGGCAGACCAGACCGGGTTGGTAGATGTGGTTCCTGAAAAGACCATTAGGAACCAGCCTTTAATTGAATGCTGATTTACTAATACAACTACTTTACCACCATGTGTTAGCAGAGGTAAAAAGCTTCACTAACCCAGCATCTCTGAACAGGataatgataactggaatgattAACAGGCTGAGTCATCTATCTGCTACAGAAAATGGTGATGCAGAAAAGGTTCactgaaagtgaatagaagatgtTGCCTTTCCTCTCAGCAATTATCCTGTGAAGGACCCTCAGCAATATTTCATTCTAAATGCTGAAAGCATCAGCCCAACCATTTCAGCCTAGTGAGTTTCTCTGAGCTGTAAGGATTATAGCCTCCTTAAATAAAGGAAAAGTGCACTTGCCTATTTTATACCCCATGTCTTTGCAATAAAGGCAGACTTCTCTCCTCACTGTCAAGCACATGCTAACATTTGTTTTGCAAACTTAATTATGTTTAGGTTAACACCACAAAGCAGAGATTCCCTGCAGAACCCCAATGGAAGCAGCTTCTCAGTCACAAACACCAACCACTTACCTGTGGGGAGCACTTTCCTATCAATCAGACTTGTTACATTCCTCTGGATCCCACGATTCTTGTTTTTATTAAAGCAGCCATTACAAAATCCACATAGACCAAGTTAATCAAACATGGTGCTCCTCAAATTCACCACCGTGGAATACTGTGCCTGCCTTTCCTCAAATCATTGAGAAACAAAGTAGCCAAGACCTAAGCATTCAGACTTAGCCTCAAACCTAATGACTggtttctccccacagtttgtCAGTTAAACAGCTTTCAACTCTAGTCTGTATATTCTCCCATTCTCATGTGAATGAGTTTTGTTCATCAAAATCTTGATACTTATTGAATActtcctgaaaatccaaatacccaGCACTCACTGGATCCCATTATGTGGCCATTTAAATAAATTCACAAGGGAATACCACACATCTttgcctttcataaatccatgccgAATTCTCCCCAGCATCATAACTTTAATCATACATTTTAGCAAATAACTGATGCTAGGAGAACAGGTCTTTAGCTCCCAATTTGGTCTCTCCCTCATAGGAGGTTACATTTGGCATCTTTCAAACTCCAGGAACCATCCCATTTCAAAACAAGGACAAGGGTtggggtacatgaataggaagggtttagtgggattatgggccatatgctggcaaatgggaccagattattGGTCTCTTCCCACTACACCACCAAGAGAATAGGTCTTTTGAGATTCTGTTTCAAAACAAGGCAATTAGCAGCTCATCTTGCCTATGCAGAGGCTTCTCTTATCTTGGTCACTGCATTCATTGACTGGGTCAGAATTCAGCAACCCACCcctctaacagcattgtgggtggcTCAAGCAGCAGCTCACCATGAAGGTAATTAGGGATTAATGGCAACCATTGCCTCTATCACTACAGCATCCCCATCCTGATGTGGATCCAGCACCACTTCAGGAATCCATGACAAGAATAAGCAtatgatgctgaaaaagcacagccagtcaggtagcatctgaggagggTGGGgccgataggtgggaaggaagatggacagttcaagagggcagtacaGAGTTGGAACTGGGAAAAGTTAGTGGGGGGAGAAGATTAGGAAACTGGTCAacaccaactccccctcccactctgtcacggATATGCAAGTCCTGGATCTCCTCCACTACAGGTCCTAGCCACTCGACATCtgggaggaagaacacctcagcttctgccttgggaccctccaatctccccaaccttatcccagatccagccttccaactcaACACTATCCCCCCCCTTTTGACTTTTCCTTCTTCCCTCCCaccctttctgacctatcactttcccagcttcTGTTCTCTTAGGGCCcccctgcttcacaaccacctgttgGGACTACAGGCTGGTGTAGTCTTGTTTTCAGCTTCAGCAGACCGTACACGTTCCACTTTCCCCTGCAGGCACAGCAGCAGCTCAGGAATGCAGCACTCTCCTGGATGCAAGCTGGAGGCTTGGAACTTCGATCAACAAGTGGAAACATGATTGAACAAATTGATTCAGCTCACAGCTGGGATCAGCCAAAGGGAGGCAGGAAGACAGAGGTGGAAATTTCTGGCGTGTTATTGCATTCACCAGTACAGGCACAGATTGTCATATCATTATTACAGGAAGGCTGTGATCACGCTGGAGATGGTGTAGATGAGATTTATACAGGACTAGATCATTTCAGCAATGAAGGAAGAGTGGATGGCTTGATTATTCTCTTTGGTACAGAAGGATCAAAGGAGAGTTGAGGGAGCAATGTTCTGGTTTGGAACTCAGACTGAATTCAAGGAAAGCAGTTTTGGATGCCTGATGGATGCCCATCAAGAGCCCTCCACTGAGGAAAATTGCCAACTAAATGAGCACAGCTTGATAATTCCTGTTCACTTTAGCCAGTTGCACTGTTTCCAAGACAGCACAGACTAAAAGGCAGATAACAGGTTTCATTACCCACTCTCCCAACCCAGACACTGGCATAAGTAAACTGCAACAGAGACCGACTGCAAGGCCAGTAAATGGGGAACTGGCTTCAAGCAGGTCAAACCCAACAATGAATACATCTCACTTGGCAACTCAGTGCTTTAAGAATGACCTTATTAGGCAAAGTATTTGACACTTCAGCTGAAGTTTCAATTTCACTGCATTTCAGAACTCATGATTCACAGACAAACTTTGATTTTTCCAACAACAGTGCAGACACCCTGACTGTGCTAGTCAAACCTCTACAAAGTATTCAGTAggtaacttctgttttttttaaaagaaactaATCAAGTGACTAAGTGCCTTTGCAGAACTGAAGGGAAACAGCACTTTCACAAGAGTGAATGTGGGTTATTTCCACTGAAGGTTTTTAAAAAGTTAGATTCTTGCCTAATCAGACCTGACCCCACATTAAACAAGCAGCTCTGACAACGGGGAAAGGGTGAGGCCAGTACCGCACAACAGGAAATGCTTGCAATGACAAAAAATCTCTAGCTACCAATACCCTGCTTACTCACCATCCCCATGTAGACACCTCCCACTCCCCTCGGCTCTAACATTCAGGCCAGAATTTCTCTCAAAAAAGTGGCCAATTCAGAGACTGAACCCATTTG carries:
- the LOC140457126 gene encoding cofilin-2-like, which encodes MASGVAVSDEVITTFQDMKVRKSCTQEETKRRKKAVFLTLNDKKENIIVDNDRQITVGDCLEGVVSDALETIVKMLPLKDCRYILYDASFETKETKKEEIIFIHWAPDDAPINRKMIFASSKDALKKKLCGVKHEWQVSAIEDFSDRSELAAKLGSGVIALESQRVI